One segment of Fusobacterium massiliense DNA contains the following:
- a CDS encoding YehS family protein yields MTNNDFLRRLRYALNLKDKTMVQIFKLGKVNLSVEEVLDYLKKENIDEGFKKLNNANLMAFLDGLIIFKRGEKTDGKPVQEVKITKNNLNNIILRKLRIALSFKSYDMQKVFHLGGVEISDGELSALFRSEGHSNYKECGDKYIRVFLKGLIEFYRN; encoded by the coding sequence ATGACAAATAATGACTTTTTGAGAAGATTGAGATATGCTTTAAATTTAAAAGATAAAACTATGGTTCAAATATTTAAGTTAGGTAAAGTTAATTTATCTGTTGAAGAAGTGCTTGATTATTTAAAAAAAGAAAATATAGATGAAGGTTTTAAAAAATTGAACAATGCAAATTTAATGGCTTTTTTAGATGGATTAATAATATTTAAAAGAGGAGAAAAAACAGATGGAAAACCTGTTCAAGAAGTAAAAATAACAAAAAATAATTTGAATAATATAATTCTTAGAAAATTAAGAATAGCATTATCTTTCAAGAGTTATGATATGCAAAAGGTTTTTCATTTAGGTGGAGTAGAAATATCTGATGGGGAACTAAGTGCTTTGTTTAGATCAGAAGGACATTCTAATTATAAGGAATGTGGAGATAAATATATAAGAGTTTTTCTCAAAGGATTAATAGAATTTTACAGAAATTAG